In Microbacterium binotii, one DNA window encodes the following:
- a CDS encoding sigma-70 family RNA polymerase sigma factor, which translates to MSSASPASSGTHAALEAMIRSDPQRLRRRSISLGVDPSDADDVAQDAIMRAWRAVERIHSPEPGQMCSWLDAIARNAAYDLARQRRRHPVAPIADDRSDDADTALDVETRLLLAGALAAINDLPDALRRPLLLSVVDGLSSTQIAEQLGLTAAAARQRVARARKALGACRKAGMEEAG; encoded by the coding sequence ATGTCGTCAGCATCCCCCGCCTCGTCCGGCACGCACGCCGCCCTCGAGGCGATGATCCGCTCCGACCCGCAGCGACTGCGTCGGCGATCGATCTCGCTGGGCGTCGATCCGTCCGATGCGGACGATGTCGCGCAGGATGCGATCATGCGCGCCTGGCGCGCGGTGGAGCGCATCCACTCGCCCGAGCCGGGGCAGATGTGCTCGTGGCTCGACGCGATCGCCCGGAACGCCGCCTACGACCTCGCTCGACAGCGGCGCAGGCATCCCGTCGCGCCGATCGCCGACGACCGCAGCGACGACGCCGACACCGCCCTCGACGTCGAGACACGACTCCTGCTCGCCGGCGCGCTGGCCGCCATCAACGACCTCCCGGACGCACTTCGCCGTCCCCTCCTGCTGAGTGTCGTCGACGGCCTGTCCAGCACTCAGATCGCCGAGCAGCTGGGCCTGACCGCCGCTGCGGCGCGTCAGCGCGTAGCCCGCGCCCGCAAGGCGCTCGGCGCCTGCCGCAAGGCCGGTATGGAGGAAGCCGGCTAG